One Natator depressus isolate rNatDep1 chromosome 6, rNatDep2.hap1, whole genome shotgun sequence DNA window includes the following coding sequences:
- the LOC141988377 gene encoding uncharacterized protein LOC141988377, whose amino-acid sequence MGERDGETVPCRKKVYEQRGSVTTTPAVLFDSFNGDGGNTEAGFGDEEDDDDDEVVDSSQQASGETGFPDSQELFLTLDLEPVPPEPTQGCLLDPAGGEGTSAACVSMITGSSPSQRLVKIRKKKKRTRDEMFSELMLSSHTDRAQTNAWRQIMSDCRKAQNDQEERWRAEESKWRAEESKWRAEERAEARMWRQRDERRQDSMLRLLEDQTNCKLFGYAPYIYFISVK is encoded by the exons ggggttcagtcaccactaccccagccgtgttgtttgactccttcaatggagatggaggcaatacggaagcaggttttggggacgaagaagatgatgatgatgacgaggttgtagatagctcacagcaagcaagcggagaaaccggttttcccgacagccaggaactgtttctcaccctggacctggagccagtaccccctgaacccacccaaggctgcctcctggacccagcaggcggagaagggacctccg ctgcatgtgtttcaatgatcacaggatcttctccttcccagaggctagtgaagattagaaagaaaaaaaaacgcactcgagatgaaatgttctccgagctcatgctgtcctcccacactgacagagcacagacgaatgcgtggaggcaaataatgtcagactgcaggaaagcacaaaatgaccaggaggagaggtggcgggctgaagagagtaagtggcgggctgaagagagtaagtggcgggctgaagagagggctgaagctcgaatgtggcggcagcgtgatgagaggaggcaggattcaatgctgaggctgctggaggaccaaacca attgcaagctctttgggtaTGCACCATATATTTATTTCATCTCTGTAAAGTAA